DNA from Pseudomonadota bacterium:
CAAGCGAATCTATCGAGAAACTAAAGAATTATCATTGGCCCGGAAATGTGCGTGAATTGGAAAACTTTGTGGAAAGAACTTTAATCCAGAATCGGGGTAAAAATATTTCGGAACCGATATCTTTTGATAATTCACTTTTTCAGACACCGGAATCCGAACCGGAGCAACAAGTAGAACTAAATTACAAAACTACAATAGAAGATAAACTTTCAATGCACATGAAAGAAATCATAAAAATAATCTTACCGGAACCGGAACGCAGTAAATTATACTCCCAAAAAACTGAAGATGAATCATTAAAACTTGATGATGCTTTAGCTTCACACATAAATAAAGTGCTGAAGATAACCAGAGGAAAAGTAACCGGTCCGGGTGGTGCCTCCGAACTTCTCGGTCTGAACCCCAGCACTCTAAGAAGTAAAATGAAAAAGATCGGTATATCACTCAGCAAGAAAGATCTTTTTAATGCTTGAGCAAATTGCTAAGATAATAAATTTACTTTAAGACATACTTTCCATTGCATCTATATAAAGCTTGCGCTGTTTGAACAACCAACTGCCATTTCGTTTAACAAGTTCGTCCGTATAACGCCCGGACATGCTGATAATAGAAATTCCATCACTGTTTGGTCTTAACATAATAAAATAGCTCTTTGCTGTTGCACTGTTTCCGGTAACGTTGATAACTTCATTCATTATGCAATGTTTCATCATCGGCAAACCATTGGTAAGTGGAATGCTTTGTGTAAAAGCCTTAAGTGCTTCTTTGCCTTCTTGCACGCCCAAAACGCCGCAATCAAAAATACCATCGTCAGTAAACATATCGACCCATTTGTCAAACTCTGCACCGTCAAAATAATAACAATAATTAGCTATTGTTTCATGAATCAAATCTTTTTCTATTAATATGTCATTCATAATTTCTCCTCTTATTGTTTTAGATAAATCGTCACTTGTGGCGGCATATAAATGCTGCCCTGCGTAAGAGATTAGTAGGGCGGGGTTTTATACCCCGCCGAACGGTTTTATTTTGCACAACAAAGCCTTAAGCGCCGGATAACCGGTAACCGGATCTGCTGATTTTTCATCCGTAAGAAGATTTACATTACTGTTAGCCCAGGCATGCGGTATGTTGATAACATGCGGCAAAATGTCTTCGGTCAGTCTGGCCTTAATTTGAATCTCACCTCTTTTGGTCGCGACATTAATTACTTCTCCATCACCGATACCATAATATCCGGCAGTTGCAGGATGAATCTCAGCATACGGTTCAGGAGCTTTTTTATCTTTTAAATATGCTTCACGATAAGATGAGTGTGTGTATAGTAAAACCCTGGAGCCGGTTGTCAGTATTACAGGGTATTCTTTTGCCGTTTCAGGATCGCTTATTGGAGATTCAGGAGGTTCGATAAAACTCGGTAAAGCATCAAAACCTACGCTTTGCATTATTGTAGAAACAAGCTCGATCTTTCCTGTAGGTGTAGGAAATCCGGTTTCTTCATATGTTTTATATTTTAATTCTCCGCCGTATGGAATAAAATTCGATTTGCCTAAATGTTCGTCAAGATTGACACCCGTATCTTTGAAAACAAATTTAAATACTTCATTATCATCTTGCCACGGAAAATATTCTTCATAACCCATATATTTTGCCAGCTTGAGCCAGAATTTAACATTAGACCAGCATTCATGATATTCGGCAACTTTGTTTCTAAGACTCATATAACCCATTGAACCCAAGAGGGGCCCATCCCAAATCTCTGTTCTTTCGAGATAGCTTGCTCCGGGCAAAACCAAATCTGCCAATTCCGATGTTTCAGTCGGAACCGTGGTTATCACTGCCAGAAAATCAAGACTACTCAATGCTTTTTTCACTTTACTTGAATTAGGCCAGGTTAAAACAGGGTTGGAAGCATTAATCATCAGGCCCTTCATGGGATGTGGCTTGCCTGTCAGTATCATATCAGGTATCAACATGCCCTGACCCGTCCAATCACCGGCAAAGAGTGGAAATTTTTCATTACCGATATTTTTCCCCTTTAAGAGAGCCGGCAGTCTTAATTCTGCAAAATTTGGAAATGCCCCTGAAATCAGATGTCCTCCGGGAACATCGATATTACCTGTTATGGTTTCAAGAATTGCAAGCGCCCTGTTATTTTGAAATCCGCTGGGATGCTGATCGAGTGAGTTTGTGCCTTGTACTATAGAAGCCGGTTTTGTTGAAGCATAGGTACGAGCGATGTTTCCAATCGTTTTTTGCGGAATCCATGTTATTTTTGAAGCCTCTTTTATATCGTAATTTTTTATGTGTTCCTTCAATTGATCAAAGCCGGAAGTCCATTTTTCTACAAATTGTTTATCATAGAGTTCTTCTTCTATAATTATTTTAGTAAGAGCAAGGGCTAAGGCACAATCGGTTCCCGGTCGTATCTGTGCAAAAATATCGGCATTTTTTGCAAGAGGAATTTTACGGGGATCTATGACAATAAGTTTTGATCCGTTTTCTACCCCATGTTTTATTCTTTCAGCAGCCATAAAATTGGAAGCGGACGGATTATGCCCCCATAGTACTATGCATTTGCTGTTTTTCTGATCGGCATAAGGAAATTTTCCCATTGTCAGCATGTTGGCTGTGATACCGCTTAAGAAGCAAAATGTCTCAGGTGTAATAAAATTAGGACTTCCAAAAGCATCACAAAATCTTTGCATAAAATGCATTGTAATAAAGCCCTGTCCCTGTACTGCCATTCCAACTATTAGAGCCCATGCTTCAGGGCCATAGTTATCTTTGATTTTATTCAGCTCAAAAGACATAGTATCTAAGGCATCATCCCATGAAATTCTTTCAAATTTTCCCTTAACCTTTTTCATAGGATGTTTTAAACGCACAGGAGAATAAAAAGAATCAATAGCTCTTACAGCCTTTGGGCAAAGCTTACCTTTATTCCAGGGGTGATCGGGATCACCTTTGATTTTTATAATTTTTCCATCTTCAAGACTCGCTATAACACCGCATGCCCAGATGCACATCCCGCAAACGGTTTTTACTTCTTGTTTACTGCTCATAGTTTCCTCCCATGTCAAATTATAAATCTTGAAAATATATATATTTGAATTTTACATCAGATTTGAAGTGTATTCAAGTGAGTCATGGCGGCAGTATATCCACCATCAACTAACAAATCGCATCCGGTTATAAAGGACGCATCTTCACTGCATAGAAAATCGACTACAGAGGCAATCTCTTCAGGTTTGCCAACCCGACGCATAGGTGTCATTTCAATCGATTCCCTCATATATGCTAAATTATCCAATTCCTGTCTTCCCATGGGTGTATCTATTGTACCGGGAGAAACAGAAACTATCCTGGCTCCATGCTTAGCCCACAAAGGAGCAAGTTTCTCACACAAACGTATAACCCCTCGTTTTGCAAGAATGTATGCTGCACCGCTTTTGGGGTTAACTTCGGTTGATGGTAGAGATATTGAAAGAAAAGGTTCTATGCGTTTCAAAAAATCGTGATCCTGCGGATTATCAAGTATAGCATCTATCTCAGGATCGTTTTTTAAAATACGCGAAGCAATCGATGCAATACATACCGCTGCACCTCCGGGTGCTATTAAAGGCAAAAACTCTCTTAGGATAAGTGCTGTACCGATGAGATCAACGGATAACATCTTTTTCCAGTCCGTGGTCATTGACGGAGAAATACCGGCAGCATTTACAATCCCGCTCACTTGTCCCAGTGATTTGGCAGTCTTTGCCAACAAACATACGGACTGTTCATCCATGACATTACATACCTGTTTCTTAGCTTCAATACCTTCCGATATTAACTGTTTGGCTACCTGATCGAGTTGTTTGGCATTAATGTCAGCCAATAAAACTCTGCCTCGCCTTCCCAGACGTTGCGCAGAAGCTTTGCCCATTCCACTTGCGGCACCTGTCACCACAAATAAAGATGATTCCTTATTACTCATGTTTTCCTCTCCTGTTTTTTAGAAAGTATCTTATTTCGATAACATTAAAAAATTACTCACACTAAAATAACTAGGGTCAAGTTTTGAAGCAGGCATATATAAGAATGCTTCCGGGTGTGCTGATCGATTTGTGGTTGTTGAATGGCGAATTTTTTCATCAATACCAATCTGGCAATCCCAATCACCTGTGTTATTTTTGCCGCTTGGCGTCTCACTATAATGCATCAAAAGTGAGACCCAAGTACGAAAATCACCTGATTTTTCGAATACTTCTTTGTACCATATAACATTAGTTTCCTGATCAATATAATTAATGTGCAATCCCCAATTATAATATGGATCTTTAGGTATCTGCTCTACAATCCATACTTTTCTTGGAACGTAAGTAATATTGAGAGGTGCCCAGGATGCTCCTTCCCATTTTGGATCTTCATATCCGAATTTTATGTGTGTGTCGGTGTAGGGATATGCCCTGGACATTCTTCCATCCGGCAATTCCTGTACGGGAAGAATATCGGGACTGGTAAATGGAACAAGTACTGTTTTCTCGCCGATATATTTCCATTCCATAGAGGATGTTTTGCCACTCCACAAGAAATTAGAATCCAACCATGAATCAGATCCCATATAGGGGTCCGACCTTGTTGTAGAGCCGGTTTGTCGAACCCTACGAATTGCGGGCACATAAGCATAATTACTGTCTTGTCTTGGGTCCATATAAATGTTGGCCATAGTATTTGTGCCTTTGAGGCTCATCGGCTCCAATACTCTTTGAAATTCCAAGGTCAGAAATTTATCAGGATTATGTATTTCCTGACCCGGTAGCCGGCCATTCATATATAGTCGTTGATCCAAGCCCTGGATATAGCGTTCCTCACCTACTTTGTCTATCCACATAATACGGATACGTTCTCTTGAACCGGTAAAACGGTATCTCTGAAAATCAAAATTATATATGATTTTTGTTCCGGCCTTGGGATCTTTAAAATCAATTTCAGGAAAAGGGTAGCCGTAAATATTTTCCGGATATTTTCCAGTCTGTTTATCGATCAAATCTCCCTTGGGAGTTATGTCAAACTTCCCTTCATTTTTTACACTTGCAGTAAGAAAGCTATCTGTATGTTTGAATATGAAGTTTATTTTGCCAGGTGTAATAACAAAATCGCTCCTTTCAACTGCACGATACATAGCAGGAATTAAAAGATCTTTGTATTGTGCGCAGTTGGTCT
Protein-coding regions in this window:
- a CDS encoding nuclear transport factor 2 family protein; its protein translation is MNDILIEKDLIHETIANYCYYFDGAEFDKWVDMFTDDGIFDCGVLGVQEGKEALKAFTQSIPLTNGLPMMKHCIMNEVINVTGNSATAKSYFIMLRPNSDGISIISMSGRYTDELVKRNGSWLFKQRKLYIDAMESMS
- a CDS encoding molybdopterin-dependent oxidoreductase; translation: MSSKQEVKTVCGMCIWACGVIASLEDGKIIKIKGDPDHPWNKGKLCPKAVRAIDSFYSPVRLKHPMKKVKGKFERISWDDALDTMSFELNKIKDNYGPEAWALIVGMAVQGQGFITMHFMQRFCDAFGSPNFITPETFCFLSGITANMLTMGKFPYADQKNSKCIVLWGHNPSASNFMAAERIKHGVENGSKLIVIDPRKIPLAKNADIFAQIRPGTDCALALALTKIIIEEELYDKQFVEKWTSGFDQLKEHIKNYDIKEASKITWIPQKTIGNIARTYASTKPASIVQGTNSLDQHPSGFQNNRALAILETITGNIDVPGGHLISGAFPNFAELRLPALLKGKNIGNEKFPLFAGDWTGQGMLIPDMILTGKPHPMKGLMINASNPVLTWPNSSKVKKALSSLDFLAVITTVPTETSELADLVLPGASYLERTEIWDGPLLGSMGYMSLRNKVAEYHECWSNVKFWLKLAKYMGYEEYFPWQDDNEVFKFVFKDTGVNLDEHLGKSNFIPYGGELKYKTYEETGFPTPTGKIELVSTIMQSVGFDALPSFIEPPESPISDPETAKEYPVILTTGSRVLLYTHSSYREAYLKDKKAPEPYAEIHPATAGYYGIGDGEVINVATKRGEIQIKARLTEDILPHVINIPHAWANSNVNLLTDEKSADPVTGYPALKALLCKIKPFGGV
- a CDS encoding SDR family oxidoreductase, yielding MSNKESSLFVVTGAASGMGKASAQRLGRRGRVLLADINAKQLDQVAKQLISEGIEAKKQVCNVMDEQSVCLLAKTAKSLGQVSGIVNAAGISPSMTTDWKKMLSVDLIGTALILREFLPLIAPGGAAVCIASIASRILKNDPEIDAILDNPQDHDFLKRIEPFLSISLPSTEVNPKSGAAYILAKRGVIRLCEKLAPLWAKHGARIVSVSPGTIDTPMGRQELDNLAYMRESIEMTPMRRVGKPEEIASVVDFLCSEDASFITGCDLLVDGGYTAAMTHLNTLQI
- a CDS encoding DUF1329 domain-containing protein gives rise to the protein MKQMKIIKNVIFSLCLLLVLISYGDTVQAKDLPKVIDKTNCAQYKDLLIPAMYRAVERSDFVITPGKINFIFKHTDSFLTASVKNEGKFDITPKGDLIDKQTGKYPENIYGYPFPEIDFKDPKAGTKIIYNFDFQRYRFTGSRERIRIMWIDKVGEERYIQGLDQRLYMNGRLPGQEIHNPDKFLTLEFQRVLEPMSLKGTNTMANIYMDPRQDSNYAYVPAIRRVRQTGSTTRSDPYMGSDSWLDSNFLWSGKTSSMEWKYIGEKTVLVPFTSPDILPVQELPDGRMSRAYPYTDTHIKFGYEDPKWEGASWAPLNITYVPRKVWIVEQIPKDPYYNWGLHINYIDQETNVIWYKEVFEKSGDFRTWVSLLMHYSETPSGKNNTGDWDCQIGIDEKIRHSTTTNRSAHPEAFLYMPASKLDPSYFSVSNFLMLSK